In Polyodon spathula isolate WHYD16114869_AA chromosome 27, ASM1765450v1, whole genome shotgun sequence, one DNA window encodes the following:
- the LOC121301597 gene encoding small conductance calcium-activated potassium channel protein 2-like isoform X4 gives MNSCKYNGGVVRPLGSLGSSRRNLAELDSETQPLQTLHSSGLEVVVSKGNGEDPGKVSSDSLSRDGGGAPQKKNKDIGQKLGHRRALFEKRKRLSDYALIFGMFGIVVMVTETELSWGVYTKESSYSFALKCLISLSTVILLGLIIMYHAREIQLFMVDNGADDWRIAMTYERIFFIVLELLVCAIHPIPGQYVFTWTARLAFTYTPSVADADVDIILSIPMFMRLYLIGRVMLLHSKLFTDASSRSIGALNKINFNTRFVMKTLMTICPGTVLLVFSISSWIIAAWTVRVCERYHDKQEVTSNFLGAMWLISITFLSIGYGDMVPHTYCGKGVCLLTGIMGAGCTALVVAVVARKLELTKAEKHVHNFMMDTQLCKRVKNTAANVLRETWLIYKYTKLVKKIDHARVRKHQRKFLQAIHQAQKLRSVKMEQRKLNDQANSLVDLAKTQNVMYDLVSELQERSEDLDKRIGTIEDKLDSITGSLQALPGLLSQAITQQQRDFLDGFAQRFRPASLGSERSWTPTRHRRSPSTAPHTSSDSG, from the exons ATGAACAGCTGCAAGTACAATGGGGGCGTGGTGAGACCCCTGGGCAGCCTGGGCTCGTCGCGGCGCAACCTTGCCGAGCTGGACTCGGAGACGCAGCCCCTGCAGACGCTGCACAGCTCCGGCCTGGAGGTGGTGGTCTCCAAGGGCAATGGCGAGGACCCCGGCAAGGTGTCCAGTGACAGCCTGTCCCGCGACGGAGGGGGCGCGCCGCAGAAGAAGAACAAGGACATCGGGCAAAAGCTGGGCCACCGCAGGGCGCTGTTCGAGAAGCGTAAACGGCTCAGTGACTACGCTTTAATCTTCGGGATGTTTGGGATCGTCGTCATGGTGACCGAGACGGAACTTTCCTGGGGGGTGTACACCAAG GAATCCTCATATTCATTTGCACTGAAATGCCTTATCAGCCTTTCCACTGTTATATTGCTTGGTCTCATTATAATGTACCACGCCCGAGAGATCCAG CTCTTCATGGTGGACAATGGGGCGGACGACTGGAGAATAGCCATGACGTACGAGCGAATATTTTTCATCGTTCTGGAGCTTCTGGTGTGCGCCATCCACCCAATCCCAGGGCAGTACGTCTTCACGTGGACGGCACGCCTGGCCTTCACCTACACGCCCTCGGTGGCTGACGCAGATGTGGACATTATACTCTCCATCCCCATGTTCATGCGCCTCTACCTGATCGGGCGAGTCATGCTGCTGCACAGCAAGCTCTTCACCGACGCCTCGTCGCGGAGCATCGGCGCGCTGAACAAGATCAACTTCAACACGCGCTTCGTCATGAAGACCCTCATGACCATCTGCCCCGGGACCGTGCTGCTGGTGTTCAGCATCTCCTCCTGGATCATCGCTGCCTGGACCGTGCGCGTCTGCGAGAG GTATCATGACAAACAGGAAGTGACTAGTAACTTCCTGGGAGCCATGTGGCTAATTTCAATAACCTTCCTCTCGATTGGCTACGGAGACATGGTGCCTCACACTTACTGCGGGAAGGGTGTCTGTCTGCTGACAGGGATCATG GGGGCCGGCTGCACAGCGCTGGTGGTTGCCGTGGTTGCCAGGAAGCTGGAGTTGACCAAGGCTGAGAAACACGTCCACAACTTCATGATGGACACGCAGCTCTGCAAGCGG gTAAAAAACACGGCTGCAAATGTACTCAGGGAAACGTGGCTCATCTACAAATACACAAAACTGGTGAAGAAGATTGACCACGCCAGGGTGCGCAAACACCAGCGCAAGTTCCTGCAAGCTATCCACCA AGCTCAGAA ACTGCGCAGTGTCAAAATGGAACAGAGGAAGCTGAACGACCAGGCAAACAGTTTGGTGGACTTGGCGAAG ACGCAGAACGTGATGTACGACCTGGTGTCGGAGCTGCAGGAGCGCAGCGAGGACCTGGACAAGCGCATCGGAACGATAGAGGACAAGCTGGACTCCATCACGGGCAGCCTGCAGGCCCTGCCTGGCCTCCTCAGCCAAGCCATAACACAGCAGCAACGTGACTTCCTAGACGGCTTTGCGCAACGCTTCAGGCCGGCTTCGCTGGGGTCCGAGAGGTCCTGGACCCCCACTAGGCACCGGCGCTCGCCCTCCACCGCGCCACACACCTCCTCTGACAGCGGGTAA
- the LOC121301177 gene encoding MARVEL domain-containing protein 2-like: MESCLYNIGTNMSSHYPLLASVSQKTAQNGRECSWLPEQQPPRTRATQSQRRLVTYLDDDLDEPLTFQRQVLPSQFLKQDCDSDSSEAPPLPSTPPVRDVNSSESRGTARKLIPESWGNFFRKWKKGGHSQQDSSENFLPDGSGGTPPLSPLMDRRNFGDYGAKLDTWGSSLSKELLPPFPDGYTVDYGQETPSVFRDPFEPSEDSIHPAEYYAEKMEVYQQKYSYMKSWPGLLRLLAGIELIFGGMVFACVCANIQKDSQWYNIYGYQAQSYSYGGYYGGPGGYIYSGPMTPFVLVVVSLAWLLTVILLVLGLTMYYRTILLDSHWWPLTEFAINLVMFLLYMAAGIVYINDMNRGGMCYLTLGINPLMSNFCRVEGSQMAGTAFLFINMLMYLISGIVCLKMWRHEADRRHAAVFGYEPPPSPARSRSKRIVFEDELSHAGRASKQIHFSEEGDNRVVLNRSIPTGHVPKPHVIPDYIIKYTEIHSPEDREQYKAVFNDVYPEYKELHVNIQAMQRKFTQLDAMMSKLLHNTDNPQEHERIKRVLKEYQKKKNDSVVMEKKERCEYLKEKLSHIKGRIQEFDRKNMDGSAAQSL; this comes from the exons ATGGAGAGCTGTCTGTACAACATTGGTACCAACATGAGCAGCCACTACCCTCTGCTG GCGTCTGTCTCTCAGAAAACAGCACAGAACGGAAGAGAGTGCTCCTGGCTACCTGAACAGCAGCCTCCCAGGACAAG GGCCACTCAGAGCCAGAGGAGGCTAGTTACCTACCTGGACGATGATCTGGATGAACCTTTAACCTTCCAAAGGCAAGTTTTGCCCTCACAGTTTTTAAAGCAGGATTGTGACAGCGATTCCAGCGAGGCCCCCCCTCTCCCGAGCACCCCCCCTGTCAGGGATGTGAATAGCTCTGAATCCAGAGGAACTGCAAGAAAACTGATACCAGAATCCTGGGGCAACTTCTTCAGGAAGTGGAAGAAGGGAGGCCATTCCCAGCAGGATTCTTCTGAGAACTTCCTGCCAGATGGAAGTGGGGGTACCCCCCCGTTAAGCCCTCTCATGGACCGCAGGAACTTTGGGGATTACGGGGCCAAGCTGGACACCTGGGGGTCAAGCTTGTCGAAAGAACTTCTGCCTCCTTTCCCGGATGGCTACACCGTGGACTACGGCCAGGAGACCCCTTCGGTCTTCAGAGACCCCTTCGAGCCCTCTGAAGACAGCATCCATCCGGCGGAGTATTACGCAGAGAAGATGGAGGTCTACCAGCAGAAATATTCCTACATGAAGTCCTGGCCTGGGCTGCTCAGATTGTTGGCTGGGATTGAGCTGATCTTCGGAGGCATGGTGTTTGCCTGTGTCTGTGCCAACATCCAAAAAGACAGCCAATGGTACAACATATATGGCTACCAAGCCCAAAGTTACAGCTATGGAGGGTATTATGGAGGACCGGGGGGGTACATCTATAGCGGGCCCATGACCCcctttgtattggtggtggtcaGTCTGGCTTGGCTTCTGACTGTCATTTTGCTAGTGCTGGGGTTGACCATGTACTACAGGACCATCCTTCTGGACTCTCACTGGTGGCCTCTAACGGAGTTTGCGATCAACCTGGTGATGTTTCTCTTGTACATGGCAGCAGGGATCGTGTACATCAATGACATGAACCGCGGGGGAATGTGCTACCTAACCCTTGGAATCAACCCGCTGATGTCCAACTTCTGCAGGGTGGAAGGGAGCCAGATGGCCGGCACTGCCTTCCTGTTCATCAACATGCTGATGTATCTTATCAGCGGCATCGTCTGTCTGAAGATGTGGAGGCACGAGGCCGACAGGAGGCATGCTGCAGTGTTTGGATAcgag CCGCCCCCGTCTCCTGCCAGATCCAGATCCAAGAGGATCGTGTTCGAGGACGAGCTGAGCCACGCTGGACGAGCCAGCAAACAGATCCACTTCTCCGAGGAGGGAGACAACCGGGTCGTCCTCAACCGGTCCATCCCCACCGGACACGTCCCCAAACCCCATGTCATCCCCGACTACATCAT TAAATACACAGAGATCCATTCCCCAGAGGACCGGGAGCAGTACAAGGCAGTCTTCAATGACGTGTACCCTGAGTACAAAGAGCTGCACGTCAATATTCAGGCCATGCAGAGGAAATTCACTCAGCTGGATGCCATGATGAGCAAGCTTCTACACAACACAGACAACCCCCAA GAGCACGAGAGAATCAAGAGAGTGCTGAAGGAGTACCAGAAGAAAAAGAAT GACTCTGTTGTGATGGAGAAAAAGGAACGCTGTGAATACTTGAAGGAAAAGCTGAGCCACATCAAGGGGCGGATCCAGGAGTTCGATCGGAAGAACATGGATGGCAGTGCCGCGCAGTCACTGTGA